From the Eleutherodactylus coqui strain aEleCoq1 chromosome 7, aEleCoq1.hap1, whole genome shotgun sequence genome, one window contains:
- the LOC136572985 gene encoding albumin-like has translation MKWVTLICLLFCTLATEARHLKKRDADHKSRHVGGLYLMLGKEHFEDLALVALAQNLQKCSTEELEKVAKQMTTFAQHCADHEEDGECKKPIETLFLDQVCKAPHLADGYPWAVDCCAKQDPERVQCFHEHRNIEKEPHKRPDVDAACTEHKDNHEHSFHSYLVEISQRHPDMPPTAVMGLASQYDGIITGCCAHESKEEKETCYDTKCVEVQKNTYYIESKQKQACRILEQFDERVLGAIKLSKTGQHYSTANFEVAHQLTLEAVHVIKDCCKGHKFECMMEKMEYMDHICENQEKLSPSLKVCCEKPVLERKRCMHALPKDHAPEAQSRDLKHFIEHEHVCKNFVETKDIYLAKFLFAFSQEHQDSSVQTCLRVAKGLEALLTKCCSDVNSADCLKDAPQLLEAGIKQAQELTQQNCALYKKLGDHDYQSVMIGRYTAKMPEVSDATLLKITGKMTKTAAKCCALPENQIQACAEEKIDILLGEMCERQSTTFINDQVRHCCVNSYADRRPCFTKLGADPTYKAPEFDANAFQVGPDICEGTDEEKSNKRHTLLIHAMKANPGMSIENKKELIGEFTKAREKCCAQEDHQHCFDEERPHILEILKKCLAH, from the exons ATGAAGTGGGTCACTCTGATTTGCTTGCTCTTCTGCACCTTAGCAACTGAGGCAAGGCATCTGAAGAAGAGAGATGCAG atCATAAATCTCGGCATGTTGGTGGGCTATATCTTATGTTAGGCAAGGAACACTTTGAAGACCT GGCGCTGGTTGCACTCGCTCAGAACCTCCAGAAATGTTCAACAGAAGAACTCGAGAAAGTGGCAAAGCAAATGACCACCTTTGCTCAACATTGTGCAGATCATGAAGAAGATGGGGAATGCAAGAAACCAATA GAAACTCTGTTCCTTGATCAAGTTTGTAAAGCTCCACATTTGGCCGACGGTTATCCCTGGGCTGTTGACTGCTGTGCCAAGCAAGATCCAGAGAGAGTACAGTGCTTCCATGAACACAGAAATATTGAAAAAGAGCCACATAAAAGACCAGATGTTGATGCTGCCTGCACAGAACACAAGGATAACCATGAACATTCTTTTCACTC ATACCTGGTTGAAATTAGCCAGAGGCACCCAGATATGCCCCCCACAGCAGTTATGGGACTTGCTAGCCAATATGACGGTATTATCACTGGATGCTGTGCTCACGAAAGTAAGGAAGAGAAAGAGACATGCTATGATACTAAG TGCGTTGAAgtccaaaaaaacacatattatATTGAAAGTAAGCAGAAGCAGGCTTGCCGTATCTTGGAGCAATTCGATGAAAGAGTCCTTGGGGCCAT TAAACTATCTAAAACCGGCCAACATTACTCTACGGCTAATTTTGAAGTTGCACATCAACTCACCCTAGAAGCTGTGCACGTGATTAAGGACTGCTGTAAAGGCCATAAGTTTGAATGTATGATGGAGAAG atgGAATATATGGATCATATTTGTGAAAATCAAGAGAAGTTATCACCCAGCTTGAAAGTTTGTTGTGAAAAACCTGTTCTTGAGCGCAAACGCTGTATGCATGCCCTACCTAAAGATCACGCCCCAGAAGCTCAGTCTAGAGACCTGAAACACTTTATAGAGCATGAACATGTGTGCAAAAACTTTGTGGAAACTAAAGACATATACTTAGCCAA ATTTCTTTTTGCATTTTCACAAGAACATCAAGATAGTTCTGTACAAACCTGTCTGAGAGTCGCTAAAGGCCTTGAGGCTCTGCTTACAAAGTGCTGTTCAGACGTAAATTCTGCGGACTGCTTAAAGGATGCG CCTCAGTTGCTTGAAGCTGGAATCAAACAAGCCCAAGAGCTAACTCAGCAGAACTGTGCACTTTACAAGAAGTTGGGAGATCATGATTATCAAAGTGT CATGATAGGTCGCTATACAGCAAAAATGCCAGAGGTGTCAGATGCAACTCTTCTTAAAATCACTGGGAAAATGACGAAAACCGCTGCCAAGTGTTGTGCTCTTCCTGAAAATCAAATACAGGCTTGTGCTGAAGAAAAG ATAGATATATTATTAGGAGAAATGTGTGAAAGACAATCAACAACATTCATCAACGATCAAGTCCGTCACTGTTGTGTTAACTCTTATGCCGACAGAAGACCATGCTTCACCAAACTTGGAGCTGACCCAACTTACAAAGCACCAGAATTTGATGCAAATGCTTTCCAAGTTGGTCCTGATATCTGTGAAGGTACAGATGAGGAAAAGAGTAATAAAAGACATAC ATTGCTCATTCACGCCATGAAAGCAAATCCTGGCATGTCCATTGAGAACAAGAAGGAGTTGATCGGAGAATTCACAAAAGCACGAGAGAAATGCTGTGCCCAAGAAGATCACCAACATTGTTTTGACGAAGAG AGACCTCATATCCTTGAGATTCTGAAGAAATGCCTGGCTCACTAA